In the Wyeomyia smithii strain HCP4-BCI-WySm-NY-G18 chromosome 2, ASM2978416v1, whole genome shotgun sequence genome, one interval contains:
- the LOC129723300 gene encoding adenosine deaminase-like protein: MDFFQKLPKIELHAHLNGSLSNSTLSELHVLKYGKEPATERDESFYKITAGQNLTLKECFQKFKYAHDLTDQPETLAYATRAVIRDFAVDNVIYLELRTTPKATYHMTKTQYLTTVLETIRQAQKDYPTVTVKLLPSIDRSKGLQEATENVSLVLEMHQLYPDIIKGMDLSGAPYGTKFSDFATILERAKVRGLKMALHCGEFPDDDEVWEMFQFGTDRIGHGTFIGGSNLKFAKTNRIPFECCLTSNVKCSTVKSYEDHHFKKLWKAKHEVCICTDDFGVFDTSLSDELRICSETYGLSTQDILQLQENTIEYTFASEAEKQQLTKLFDLFKNTLKDN; the protein is encoded by the exons atggacttttttcagaaactCCCGAAAATT GAACTACATGCCCATTTGAATGGATCGCTAAGTAATTCTACGCTATCCGAGTTGCAtgttttaaaatatggaaaagaACCCGCAACAGAGAGAGATGAGAGCTTTTACAAAATAACAGCTGGGCAAAATCTAACCTTGAAAGA ATGCTTCCAGAAATTCAAATATGCCCATGATCTTACCGATCAACCGGAAACACTTGCATACGCGACCCGAGCGGTAATTCGGGACTTTGCGGTCGATAACGTGATATACTTGGAGCTAAGGACAACCCCAAAAGCGACCTATCACATGACAAAGACACAGTATTTGACAACAGTTTTGGAAACAATCAG ACAAGCTCAAAAAGATTACCCAACAGTTACGGTTAAGCTGCTTCCTTCGATTGATCGCTCAAAAGGGTTACAGGAAGCAACAGAAAATGTTTCGCTTGTGCTCGAAATGCACCAGCTCTATCCGGATATAATCAAAGGAATGGACCTAAGTGGTGCCCCTTATGGGACGAAATTTTCCGACTTCGCGACTATATTAGAGCGAGCTAAGGTGCGTGGCCTGAAGATGGCTCTTCACTGTGGTGAGTTCCCTGATGATGACGAGGTTTGGGAAATGTTCCAGTTCGGAACGGATCGTATCGGGCATGGGACGTTCATCGGAGGTAGCAATTTAAAGTTTGCGAAAACTAACCGGATTCCTTTCGAGTGTTGCCTGACTAGTAACGTTAAATGCAGTACAGTAAAGTCGTACGAAGATCATCATTTTAAGAAACTTTGGAAGGCTAAACACGAAGTTTGTATCTGC ACGGACGATTTTGGGGTCTTCGATACTAGTTTGTCCGATGAGTTACGCATTTGTTCAGAAACTTACGGGTTGAGTACACAAGACATACTGCAACTACAGGAGAACACCATCGAGTATACGTTTGCCAGcgaagctgaaaaacaacaactaACCAAATTATTTGATTTGTTTAAGAATACCCTAAAAGACAACTGA